One window from the genome of Hippoglossus hippoglossus isolate fHipHip1 chromosome 10, fHipHip1.pri, whole genome shotgun sequence encodes:
- the LOC117769101 gene encoding cilia- and flagella-associated protein 251-like, whose protein sequence is MGAEEEEEEEEEEEEKEEEEEEEEKEEEEEEEEEEKEEEEKEEEEDEEEDEEEDEEEEEEEEEDEEEKEEEEEEEEEDEEEEEDEEEKEEEEEEEEEEEKEEEEEEEKEEEKEEEEEKEEEEKEEEKEEEEEEEKEEEEKEEEEKEDEEEDEEKEEEKEEEEDEEEEEEEEKEEEEDEEEDEEEEEEDEEEEEEEEEEEDEEEEEEDEEDEEEEEEEEEEEDEEEEEEDEEEECVPGSWGRGLEEEARSTNS, encoded by the exons atgggagcagaggaagaagaggaagaggaggag gaggaggaggagaaagaggaggaggaggaggaggaggagaaagaggaggaggaggaggaggaggaggaggagaaagaggaggaggagaaagaggaggaggaggatgaagaggaggatgaggaggaggatgaggaggaggaggaggaggaggaggaggatgaggaggagaaagaggaggaggaggaggaggaggaggaggatgaggaggaggaggaggatgaggaggagaaagaggaggaggaggaggaggaggaggaggaggagaaagaggaggaggaggaggaggagaaagaggaggagaaagaggaggaggaagagaaagaggaggaggagaaagaggaggagaaagaggaggaggaggaggaggagaaagaggaggaggagaaagaggaggaggagaaagaggatgaggaggaggatgaggagaaagaggaggagaaagaggaggaggaggatgaggaggaggaggaggaggaggagaaagaggaggaggaggatgaggaggaggatgaggaggaggaggaggaggatgaggaggaggaggaggaggaggaggaggaggaggatgaggaggaggaggaggaggatgaggaggatgaggaggaggaggaggaggaggaggaggaggaggatgaggaggaggaggaggaggatgaggaggaggaatgtgTCCCTGGCTCATGGGGCCGAGGTCTGGAG
- the LOC117769102 gene encoding uncharacterized protein slr1819-like: MVSAVKQKSAFAPVVRPQTSPPPTCTTTNGSNLQAMAGLIVPPIDLQRRNLQRRNLQRRDLQRRDLQRRDLQRLNLQRRNLQGRDLQRRDLQRRNLQGRDLQGRDLQGRDLQRRNLQGRDLQRPDLQGRDLQKRDLQRPDLQGRDLQRPDLQRPDLQGRDLQRPDLQGRDLQRPDLQGRDLQGRDLQRPDLQGRDLQRPDLQRPDLQRPDLQGRDLQGRDLQRPDLQGRDLQRPDLQRPDLQGRDLQRPDLQGRDLQRPDLQRPDLQGRDLQGRDLQGRDLQRPDLQGRDLQRPDLQRPDLQRTDLQRPDLQRPDLQGRDLQGRDLQRPDLQRPDLQRPDLQGRDLQRPDLQRPDLQGRDLQGRDLQICRVFNAELSLCRILT; the protein is encoded by the exons ATGGTTTCTGCAGTCAAACAGAAGAGCGCCTTCGCCCCCGTCGTGCGGCCACAGACCTCCCCGCCCCCCACCTGCACCACCACCAATGGCAGCAACCTCCAGG ccATGGCCGGTCTCATCGTCCCGCCCAT AGACCTGCAGAGACGAAACCTGCAGAGACGAAACCTGCAGAGACGAGACCTGCAGAGACGAGACCTGCAGAGACGAGACCTGCAGAGACTAAACCTGCAGAGACGAAACCTGCAGGGACGAGACCTGCAGAGACGAGACCTGCAGAGACGAAACCTGCAGGGACGAGACCTGCAGGGACGAGACCTGCAGGGACGAGACCTGCAGAGACGAAACCTGCAGGGACGAGACCTGCAGAGACCAGACCTGCAGGGACGAGACCTGCAGAAACGAGACCTGCAGAGACCAGACCTGCAGGGACGAGACCTGCAGAGACCAGACCTGCAGAGACCAGACCTGCAGGGACGAGACCTGCAGAGACCAGACCTGCAGGGACGAGACCTGCAGAGACCAGACCTGCAGGGACGAGACCTACAGGGACGAGACCTGCAGAGACCAGACCTGCAGGGACGAGACCTGCAGAGACCAGACCTGCAGAGACCAGACCTGCAGAGACCAGACCTGCAGGGACGAGACCTACAGGGACGAGACCTGCAGAGACCAGACCTGCAGGGACGAGACCTGCAGAGACCAGACCTGCAGAGACCAGACCTGCAGGGACGAGACCTGCAGAGACCAGACCTGCAGGGACGAGACCTGCAGAGACCAGACCTGCAGAGACCAGACCTGCAGGGACGAGACCTACAGGGACGAGACCTGCAGGGACGAGACCTGCAGAGACCAGACCTGCAGGGACGAGACCTGCAGAGACCAGACCTGCAGAGACCAGACCTGCAGAGAACAGACCTGCAGAGACCAGACCTGCAGAGACCAGACCTGCAGGGACGAGACCTACAGGGACGAGACCTGCAGAGACCAGACCTGCAGAGACCAGACCTGCAGAGACCAGACCTACAGGGACGAGACCTGCAGAGACCAGACCTGCAGAGACCAGACCTGCAGGGACGAGACCTACAGGGACGAGACCTGCAGATCTGCAGGGTGTTTAACGCTGAACTCTCCTTGTGCAGAATATTAACGTGA